One window of Populus nigra chromosome 5, ddPopNigr1.1, whole genome shotgun sequence genomic DNA carries:
- the LOC133694105 gene encoding WUSCHEL-related homeobox 8-like translates to MEDGKFQNGGGLGVKVMTDEQMEMLRKQISVYATICEQLVEMHKALSAHQDFAGMRLGNPYFCDPLLSSSVHKIGSRQRWTPKPAQLEILEQIFKQCNATPGRQKIKDITKELAQHGQISETNVYNWFQNRRARSKRKQSALLPNSGESEVETEIESFKEKKTKPEDNQPDEDATPVSDHMYLHSPDIGIDQLVGKMESPGSCIPYWQLEQYDLFG, encoded by the exons ATGGAGGATGGAAAGTTTCAAAATGGAGGTGGGTTAGGTGTTAAAGTGATGACTGATGAGCAAATGGAGATGCTGAGGAAACAAATTTCTGTTTATGCCACTATCTGTGAGCAGCTTGTTGAGATGCACAAGGCTCTCTCTGCCCACCAGGATTTTGCTG GCATGCGACTTGGGAATCCATACTTTTGCGATCCATTACTGTCATCTTCTGTCCACAAGATAGGGTCGAGGCAGCGGTGGACTCCAAAACCAGCGCAACTTGAAATCCTTGAGCAGATTTTCAAACAATGCAATGCGACTCCAGGCAGGCAGAAGATCAAAGATATAACCAAGGAACTTGCACAACATGGCCAGATTTCTGAAACAAATGTCTATAATTGGTTCCAAAATAGGAGAGCTCGTTCAAAAAGAAAGCAATCAGCTTTACTACCAAACAGTGGAGAATCTGAAGTAGAGACAGAAATTGAGTCTTTTAAAGAGAAGAAGACCAAGCCAGAAGACAACCAACCTGATGAAGACGCCACCCCAGTGTCCGACCACATGTACTTACATAGTCCAGACATAG GAATAGACCAGTTGGTTGGGAAAATGGAATCCCCGGGGAGCTGTATTCCTTACTGGCAGCTGGAGCAATATGACTTGTTTGGATGA
- the LOC133694800 gene encoding high mobility group B protein 3-like produces MKGGRSKSDTKSAKLSVTKKPTKGGGGAAARKSGKAAKDPNKPKRPASAFFVFMEEFREQYKREHPKNKSVAAVGKAGGDKWKSLSEAEKAPFVAKADKRKVEYEKKMKAYNKEQAEGPKEEEESEKSMSEVNDDDEDDEEGSGEEDDDDE; encoded by the exons ATGAAAGGAGGTAGATCAAAGTCAGATACTAAGAGCGCCAA GCTCTCTGTGACCAAGAAACCAAccaaaggaggaggaggagctgcAGCCCGGAAATCAGGAAAGGCAGCTAAGGATCCAAACAAGCCCAAGAGGCCTGCCAGTGCATTCTTCGTCTTCAT GGAGGAGTTCAGAGAGCAGTACAAGAGGGAACACCCTAAAAACAAATCCGTTGCAGCT GTTGGAAAAGCTGGGGGAGATAAATGGAAGTCACTGTCAGAGGCT GAGAAAGCACCCTTTGTTGCCAAAGCGGACAAGAGGAAGGTTGAAtatgagaagaagatgaaagctTACAACAAGGAGCAG GCTGAAGGGCCCAAGGAAGAAGAGGAGTCTGAGAAGTCAATGTCAGAGGTCAATGATgacgatgaagatgatgaagagggAAGTGGGGAG GAAGATGACGACGACGAGTAG
- the LOC133695458 gene encoding uncharacterized protein At2g29880-like yields MGNKSKKNYVARRDVFKWTERMDDAFINALIRQQRLGNRVDRVFTTAAYDNMVRELRENIGMPFEKDHLKNRLKTLKNNFKECFDIFNGANGFVWSPENKMWVAKPETWKAFVKAKPNAKKWMTTPIAHYDELSLLFAKDRTKSNGANTSREKAEQWVGSGSPYLLDGFNLPNEVTLNLEDSNEMNDGTSQLATPVEANSQADSQGCSHSATSLKGKKRKASSVDAVERELRGIKDAIKEVARAIREGNLIAERGRPRVYSEQEVFSELVKIGVETHLRYKAYTFLVANSGRVRAFFGCPPGERREFLLHMMYSPDDSSTLD; encoded by the exons ATGGGTAATAAATCAAAGAAGAATTATGTGGCCAGGCGGGATGTGTTTAAATGGACAGAACGTATGGATGATGCCTTCATTAATGCCCTTATCCGTCAACAAAGGCTGGGAAACAGGGTTGATAGAGTTTTCACAACTGCAGCCTATGATAATATGGTGAGGGAATTGCGTGAAAACATCGGCATGCCATTTGAAAAAGATCACTTGAAGAATCGTTTGAAGacccttaaaaataatttcaaggagtgctttgatatttttaatggtGCAAATGGTTTTGTCTGGAGCCCTGAAAATAAAATGTGGGTTGCGAAGCCTGAAACATGGAAAGCCTTTGTAAAG GCAAAACCTAATGCAAAAAAATGGATGACTACACCAATTGCCCATTATGATGAGCTGTCACTGCTTTTTGCAAAAGATAGAACCAAGTCAAACGGTGCTAATACCTCGAGGGAGAAAGCAGAGCAATGGGTTGGCTCTGGAAGTCCCTACTTGCTTGATGGTTTCAACTTGCCAAACGAAGTTACACTTAACCTTGAGGACTCAAACGAGATGAATGATGGTACAAGTCAGCTAGCAACTCCTGTTGAAGCAAATTCCCAGGCAGATTCTCAAGGATGTTCTCATTCTGCAACATCATTGAAAGGCAAAAAGCGCAAGGCTTCAAGTGTTGATGCAGTTGAGAGAGAGCTCAGAGGCATAAAGGATGCAATTAAGGAAGTTGCACGGGCAATTAGGGAGGGAAATCTCATTGCCGAGAGAGGACGCCCCCGTGTTTACTCCGAGCAAGAAGTTTTCTCAGAATTGGTGAAGATAGGAGTTGAAACACATCTACGGTACAAGGCCTACACTTTCCTTGTTGCAAATTCTGGGAGGGTAAGGGCTTTCTTTGGTTGCCCGCCTGGGGAGCGCAGGGAATTTTTGCTGCACATGATGTATAGTCCTGATGACTCTTCAACTCTTGATTGA
- the LOC133694558 gene encoding LOW QUALITY PROTEIN: uncharacterized protein LOC133694558 (The sequence of the model RefSeq protein was modified relative to this genomic sequence to represent the inferred CDS: deleted 2 bases in 1 codon) — translation MALPNMDVFEAYFKRADLDGDGRISGAEGFSFFQGSNLPKQVLAQIWMHADQSRSGFLGRPEFFNALRLVTVAQSKRDLTPDIVKAALYGLAAAKIPPPQINLHATAGPQMAAVSTALQMGAGTPTASQGFGFRGPGVQTAVPQMVASSGPQMSAVSPTASQGFGFRGPGVQTAVPQMVASSAPQMGAFAPTALQSPGFRGPGVPNASMNQQYFPQQSQTMRPLQGVPPGTASRPPQGMLSSNLGGPSSVMPTGTASHLPQFMSGGTVGSTPGVSNPNISNDWLGGRTGGAPPGPGGVRPSTLTTTQPRPLSSVSSQPTANDSKVPVVSGNGFASNLFFGSDVFSATAAATKQEPSLLSATGGAQPPVKSGSLDSLLKAVSTPSSSSSVPISSGTWAQGPVKSSSLDSLQSAFAMQPPGGQPQRTQSLLSSGPHVSASSSASIVSPGISAGAGNSSDNSQLSWPKMKPADIQNYTKVFMEVDTDRDGRITGEQARNLFLSWRLPREILKQVWDLSDQDSDSMLSLREFCFALYLMERYREGRPLPAALPNNVMYDETLLSMTGQPKVAYGNAAWGPSSGFGQQLGMGARPMAPILGMRPPVPVNAPQPDAAMANNQQMSGAPVLEDFFLNQHEGGEQNSANSMTQDGTASEKKIDEAEKLILDFKEKIEFYRSKMQDLVLYKSRCDNRLNEITERALADTREAELLGKKYEEKYKQVAEVASKLTIEEATFRDIQERKLELHQGITNMEQGGSADGILQVRADRIQSDLDELLKALTQRCKKHELTVKSTAVIELPFGWQPGIQEDAATWDEDWDKFEDEGFSNELTVDVKSAPGQKERASVDDSLTPDSLSNGDGRSGIFTGKHALESESAYNHSEDEMARSPQGSPAGRSASESPSQDFSDVFAKSTEADIDTHGSFDESIWGAFDTNDDVDSVWGFNPTGNKVSSENEGDFFGSDDFGLKPIRTGSTSPANTIQKNSLFFEESVAGSPMSRFSNSPRYSEAGDHFDNYSRFDSSFSMTEGGFSPQEKLARFCPINSSKDFGHSRAFDDSDPFGFSGTFKVSSDNQTPKKSSDNWSSF, via the exons ATGGCGCTGCCAAACATGGATGTATTCGAAGCTTACTTCAAGAGAGCTGATTTAGATGGAGATGGAAGAATTAGTGGAGCTGaaggtttttctttctttcaaggaTCCAATTTGCCCAAACAAGTCCTTGCTCAG ATATGGATGCATGCTGATCAGAGTCGCAGTGGCTTCCTTGGCCGGCCGGAATTTTTTAATGCTCTTAGACTTGTAACTGTTGCACAGAGCAAGCGAGATTTGACACCGGATATTGTCAAGGCGGCATTATATGGGCTAGCTGCAGCTAAAATCCCACCACCGCAAATTAATCTTCATGCCACAGCGGGGCCTCAAATGGCTGCGGTTTCAACTGCCCTGCAGATGGGTGCTGGTACCCCAACAGCATCTCAAGGTTTTGGCTTTAGAGGACCAGGAGTTCAAACGGCTGTGCCTCAAATGGTTGCTTCTTCTGGCCCACAGATGAGTGCTGTTTCCCCAACAGCGTCTCAAGGTTTTGGCTTTAGAGGACCAGGAGTTCAAACGGCTGTGCCTCAAATGGTTGCTTCATCTGCCCCACAGATGGGTGCTTTTGCTCCGACAGCGTTGCAAAGTCCTGGATTTAGAGGACCAGGAGTTCCAAATGCTAGTATGAACCAACAATACTTTCCACAGCAAAGTCagacaatgagaccacttcaggGTGTCCCTCCTGGAACTGCTTCCCGTCCACCTCAGGGTATGCTTTCCAGTAATCTTGGGGGTCCATCATCAGTAATGCCTACTGGAACTGCTTCTCATCTACCTCAATTCATGTCTGGTGGTACTGTTGGCTCCACTCCCGGTGTATCAAACCCGAACATCTCAAATGATTGGCTTGGTGGAAGGACTGGTGGAGCTCCACCTGGCCCTGGAGGTGTCCGGCCATCTACATTGACCACTACTCAGCCACGACCTCTAAGCTCAGTTTCCTCCCAGCCCACTGCTAATGATTCTAAAGTCCCGGTTGTTTCTGGAAATGGGTTTgcctctaatttgttttttggtagTGATGTATTTTCTGCAACCGCTGCTGCAACAAAACAGGAACCCTCTCTGCTGTCTGCTACTGGTGGTGCACAACCTCCGGTTAAGTCCGGGTCACTTGATTCACTGTTGAAAGCTGTTAGCACACCATCCTCATCTTCCAGTGTCCCAATTTCTAGCGGCACCTGGGCCCAGGGCCCAGTTAAGTCCAGCTCACTTGATTCGCTTCAGAGTGCTTTTGCAATGCAACCTCCAGGCGGCCAGCCTCAGCGGACCCAATCATTACTGAGCTCCGGCCCACATGTTTCAGCTTCAAGTTCTGCCTCAATTGTGTCACCTGGCATTTCAGCTGGAGCTGGAAATTCTTCTGATAACTCACAGCTTTCATGGCCAAAGATGAAACCAGCAGACATTCAAAATTATACTAAAGTTTTTATGGAAGTAGATACTGACAGAGATGGAAGAATCACTGGTGAGCAGGCACGGAATCTTTTTCTGAGCTGGAGGTTACCAAGAG AGATTTTAAAGCAGGTCTGGGATTTATCTGATCAAGATAGTGATAGCATGCTTTCTTTGAGGGAATTCTGCTTTGCCCTTTATTTGATGGAGAGGTATAGGGAAGGCCGTCCTCTTCCAGCAGCTCTTCCAAATAATGTTATGTATGATGAGACCTTGTTGTCAATGACAGGTCAACCCAAAGTTGCTTATGGAAATGCTGCGTGGGGTCCCAGTTCTG GTTTTGGACAGCAGCTGGGGATGGGTGCCCGACCTATGGCTCCTATCCTTGGTATGAGGCCACCAGTTCCAGTAAATGCCCCCCAGCCTGATGCTGCAATGGCCAACAATCAGCAGATGTCAGGAGCGCCAGTCTTGGAGGATTTCTTTTTGAACCAACATGAAGGTGGAGAGCAGAATTCAGCAAACTCAATGACTCAAGATGGAACAGCCTCAGAGAAAAAG ATTGATGAAGCAGAGAAGCTGATTTTGGACTTCAAGGAGAAGATTGAGTTTTACCGTTCTAAAATGCAGGATCTT GTTCTATATAAAAGCAGATGTGATAATAGGCTAAATGAAATCACAGAAAGGGCTTTGGCTGATACACGAGAG GCAGAGTTGCTGGGTAAGAAATACGAAGAGAAGTACAAGCAAGTTGCAGAAGTGGCATCTAAATTAACAATTGAAGAGGCAACATTTCGTGACATTCAG GAGAGAAAGCTGGAGTTGCATCAAGGAATAACTAACATGGAACAAGGTGGCAGTGCAGATGGTATTCTTCAG GTTCGTGCTGATCGTATACAATCAGACCTTGATGAGCTATTAAAGGCTTTAACTCAACGTTGCAAGAAACATGAACTCACTGTTAAGTCAACTGCAGTGATTGAGCTTCCTTTTG GCTGGCAACCAGGAATTCAAGAGGATGCTGCTACTTGGGATGAAGATTGGGACAAGTTTGAAGATGAAG GGTTTTCCAACGAGCTCACTGTTGATGTGAAAAGTGCTCCTGGTCAAAAGGAGAGAGCATCTGTAGATGATAGTTTAACCCCTGATTCATTATCAAATGGTGATGGGAGGTCAGGGATTTTCACCGGCAAACATGCACTTGAGAGTGAATCTGCTTATAACCACAGTGAAGATGAAATGGCAAGAAGCCCTCAAGGCAGTCCAGCTGGAAGGTCTGCGTCAGAAAGTCCATCTCAAGACTTTTCTGATGTTTTTGCCAAGAGTACTGAAGCAGATATAGATACACATGG AAGTTTCGATGAATCAATTTGGGGTGCTTTTGACACAAATGATGATGTGGACTCAGTCTGGGGATTTAACCCTACAGGCAACAAG GTATCGTCGGAGAATGAGGGAGATTTCTTTGGATCTGATGATTTTGGTCTAAAGCCTATAAGAACAGGATCCACATCCCCTGCAAATACTATTCAGAAAAATAGTCTATTTTTTGAAGAATCTGTTGCAGGCTCCCCAATGTCAAGATTTAGCAACTCTCCAAGGTACAGTGAAGCAGGGGATCATTTTGACAATTACtcgagatttgattcc tccTTCAGCATGACTGAAGGTGGGTTTTCACCACAAGAAAAGCTTGCAAGGTTCTGCCCCATAAACAGCTCGAAAGATTTTGGCCATAGTCGTGC